Genomic window (Victivallis lenta):
CAGCTTCCCGAGAACTTCAACCGGATGCTGAAGAATTTTTACTGATACCGGAGAGGATAAAAAGAAGCACCTGTCATGGTGTATTGTCATCCCCCGAAGTCCTTTCCGCGTGATTGATGTTCCGCAGGGAAAGGAAGAGGGATCGCACTGGTTCCGCGCGACCTTCGACCCGGCTCCGCTTCGCGGAAAAGACGTCACGGCGGCAAGCCGGCTGCGGTTACGGCGAGGGCGTGACTCCGGCAGAAATTCAATCCCTGCTTGAAGTGTCGTCGTAACCGCCAGGCTCAGAGCCGCGCGCGGTACTGGCGCGGCGAAAGACCGGTGCGGGCGCGGAAAGCGCGCGAAAAGTGGCAGGCGTCGAAGTAGCCGAGTTGCAATGCGATCTCGCCGATCGGGAGATCGCGCTGTTCGAGCAGAATGCGCGCCCGGCGAATCCTCAGGCAGCTGATGTAGCCGGTCGCCGATCCCCCGGTCCAGCGCCGGAAGGCGGCGCGGAACGCCGATGGACTCATGCCGGCCGTCTCCGCCAGTTTCCGGACTGAAACCGGTTCGGCCAGATGCCGGTCGATATAGGCCATGACCGCCGACATGCGTCCGGGGGACGGAGCGACGCCCCGCTCCGTCCCGTCATGACGCAGCATGCGGACGAAAAGATCCGTCAGAAGCGAACGGGCCAGCAGCCGGGCGCCCGGAGCGCCGCCGGTCAGTTCGCAAACCAGTCCGGCGGCAAGCGCTTCAAGCCCGTCCGCCTCCCCCGCCCCGAACGAATAGAGTTTGCGCGAATCGCGCCGCGTCCAGCCGTCGAAAAGCGCGGCAAGCTCCGGGTCGGACGCAAAAAACGCCGGGTCGAACAGGATGTTGTAAAAGACGCACTCCGGCTCCATCTCGTAGCTGTGCAAATCTTCGCTGCAGAGAACGAAAAGATCGCCGCTCAATACCGGATACGGAGACCCGTTGATCCGGCAGACGCCGGAACCGCGCGTCACCAGCATCAGCTCAACGCAGTCGTGCCGGTGAAGCGGAATCACCCCTGCCTTCCGGACCTGCCACGCCGCAACCGGAAACTCCTCCTTGCAGTAATCCCCAAGATGATAACAGTGCATCACACTCTCCATGCTTCAAACCGGCCCCGGAGCACCTTCCGGAACGGTCCCCGTCACGAATCTTCCCGGACCAGCTCCATCACGATATTCTCCCACCGCGTCAGGCGTTCCGGCCGGTATCGGACCGTGCTGATATCCTTCAGAATGAGTTCCACCGGGCAGTCGTGCTCCCGGCAGAGCGCCAGCGTGTTGCGCGTCTCCTCGCGGATCAGCGCCTCATCCATCTCCGGAAAGGCCAGCAGCGCCGGATTC
Coding sequences:
- a CDS encoding AraC family transcriptional regulator; translation: MHCYHLGDYCKEEFPVAAWQVRKAGVIPLHRHDCVELMLVTRGSGVCRINGSPYPVLSGDLFVLCSEDLHSYEMEPECVFYNILFDPAFFASDPELAALFDGWTRRDSRKLYSFGAGEADGLEALAAGLVCELTGGAPGARLLARSLLTDLFVRMLRHDGTERGVAPSPGRMSAVMAYIDRHLAEPVSVRKLAETAGMSPSAFRAAFRRWTGGSATGYISCLRIRRARILLEQRDLPIGEIALQLGYFDACHFSRAFRARTGLSPRQYRARL